From the Phyllopteryx taeniolatus isolate TA_2022b chromosome 16, UOR_Ptae_1.2, whole genome shotgun sequence genome, one window contains:
- the utp18 gene encoding U3 small nucleolar RNA-associated protein 18 homolog, with protein MAARKRSARSLVEDADVPTEEARARRRNVKSLAVLRAHEPAVQQLEELVFGDVHAPLQDEDEEEEALPHEEEEEEPAKEFFLQSEEETQAHFGPPPIKRAAAWTDEDDELDEEVDMQHRFRSDLMRGDAESSMSKKKLQQRMRDHFQKSMGGAPAWAVSGDRKLTKDDDDNDDDDDDDEEEDDDLLRRTGNFVASSDILSSGVLRVKRCLHANAARPSSDRLTSVRFHPSAQVLLTAGLDCSLSIFQVDGKTNAKIQSVHLERFPIHKASFSCQGDAIIATSLNNKMFYMYDMIEGCVTPVQHVRGLHEARVKEFCVCPDGGALLLTGSRGYLHMLTLKTKEVVGSMKMNGEVVGVALSGDGRKVFANSEDGEVYVWDVRSSRCVSKFADDGCVTGTAIAASPDGRYLACGSQAGVVNVYSQEACLNSANPKPLKAIMNLLTPATALTFNPSAEILAIASRHQDEAVRLVHVPSLSVFSNFPASKRKFVYRASCLDFSPHSGFFSLANNKGHAPLFRLLHYRSF; from the exons ATGGCGGCCAGGAAGAGGAGCGCGCGCTCGTTGGTGGAGGACGCGGACGTGCCGACGGAGGAGGCGCGCGCACGCCGGAGGAACGTCAAGAGTTTGGCGGTGTTGCGCGCGCACGAGCCTGCCGTGCAACAGCTGGAGGAGCTCGTGTTTGGCGACGTACACGCGCCTCTGCAG gatgaggatgaagaggaggaggcgttgccacacgaagaagaagaagaagaaccagCCAAAGAATTCTTCCTCCAATCAGAAGAGGAGACACAAGCTCATTTCGGTCCTCCGCCAATCAAACGAGCAGCTGCTTGgactgatgaagatgatgaactGGATGAAGA agtgGACATGCAGCATCGTTTCCGTAGCGACCTGATGCGAGGAGACGCCGAGTCCAGCATGAGCAAGAAAAAACTTCAGCAGAGGATGAGAGACCa TTTCCAGAAGTCGATGGGCGGAGCTCCAGCCTGGGCTGTCAGCGGCGACAGGAAGTTGACGAaag atgatgatgataatgatgatgatgatgatgatgacgaggaggaagacgacGACCTTCTGAGGAGGACGGGAAACTTCGTAGCGTCTTCGGACATTTTGTCCAGCGGCGTCCTCAGG GTGAAGCGGTGTCTCCACGCCAACGCCGCGCGGCCATCTTCCGATCGCCTGACGTCCGTGCGCTTCCACCCGTCGGCTCAGGTGCTCTTAACGGCCGGCCTGGACTGCTCGCTGTCAATCTTCCAG GTGGACGGTAAAACCAACGCCAAGATCCAGAGCGTCCACCTGGAGCGCTTCCCCATCCACAAAGCCAGCTTCAGTTGCCAGGGCGACGCCATCATCGCCACCAGCCTGAATAACAAAATGTTCTACATGTACGACATGATAGAAGGATGCGTCACCCCCGTACAACACGTCAGAG GGCTGCACGAGGCCCGAGTGAAGGAGTTCTGCGTGTGCCCTGATGGGGGCGCTCTGTTGCTGACGGGAAGTCGAGGATACCTGCACATGCTCACGCTCAAG ACCAAGGAGGTGGTTGGCAGCATGAAGATGAATGGCGAGGTGGTGGGCGTGGCTCTGAGCGGTGACGGGCGCAAAGTCTTTGCCAACTCAG AGGACGGTGAGGTGTACGTGTGGGACGTGCGCAGCAGTCGCTGCGTCAGCAAGTTCGCCGACGACGGCTGCGTCACCGGCACGGCCATTGCGGCGTCGCCCGACGGGCGCTACCTGGCTTGCGG CTCACAGGCGGGCGTGGTCAATGTGTACTCGCAGGAGGCGTGTCTTAACTCGGCCAATCCCAAGCCTCTGAAGGCCATCATGAACCTGCTGACCCCCGCCACCGCGCTCACCTTTAACCCCAGCGCGGAGATCCTGGCCATCGCCTCGCGACACCAAGACGAGGCCGTCAGACTG GTTCACGTGCCCAGCCTGAGCGTCTTCTCCAACTTTCCCGCGTCCAAGAGGAAGTTTGTCTATCGAGCTTCCTGTCTCGACTTCTCGCCCCACAGCGGTTTCTTCTCACTGGCCAACAACAAGGGACACGCCCCCCTCTTCAG
- the LOC133466478 gene encoding WAS/WASL-interacting protein family member 2-like isoform X1 has product MPLPPPPFTQANRQSPEEVKGGPAHLLPDLRQGTDHPYFRLYQYLHQGAPHKKDCAAGASPPRPPRSDRLHDDAPSLAPPPSAGSSPVPPSHRRRSRRGHAPSPPTTYNRDEPLPPAPPVQAPPSSLAPTTYGGEVALLRRHASPGGKRTSPSPVSPSHRPAPPAAAKEAPPPPPYRTAGSPNRSSDPPVRGKPPPPPPPPLRHGHASSVIPCLGDDFESKYLFHPLDDFPPPDEYRHFAKIYPSKAYSAMRGAPPLPPVGR; this is encoded by the exons ATGCCCCTCCCACCACCACCCTTCACTCAG GCCAACCGGCAGAGCCCGGAGGAGGTCAAAGGTGGCCCCGCCCACCTACTCCcggacctccgccaaggcaCAGACCACCCCTACTTCCGCCTGTACCAGTACCTCCACCAGGGGGCGCCACACAAga AAGATTGCGCGGCCGGTGCGTCgccgccccgccccccccggTCCGACCGTCTCCATGACGACGCTCCGAGCCTCGCCCCGCCCCCTTCTGCAGGCTCCTCCCCTGTCCCGCCTTCTCACCGCCGTCGGAGTCGCCGAGGCCACGCCCCCTCCCCGCCGACCACTTACAACCGAGACGAGCCCCTCCCACCGGCCCCTCCCGTCCAGGCCCCGCCCTCCTCTCTGGCCCCGACTACCTACGGCGGGGAGGTGGCGCTTCTGCGGCGACACGCCTCCCCTGGCGGCAAGAGAACCTCCCCCTCGCCCGTCTCTCCCTCCCACAGGCCGGCGCCCCCCGCAG CCGCCAAAGAGGCTCCGCCCCCTCCTCCGTACAGGACAGCGGGTAGCCCCAACCGGTCCTCTGACCCCCCCGTCAGGGGTAAACCCCCCCCTCCGCCGCCCCCCCCTCTCCGCCATGGACACGCCTCCTCCGTCATTCCGTGTCTGGGTG ACGACTTTGAGtccaaatatttgtttcatcCGCTGGACGACTTCCCTCCTCCAGACGAGTATCGACACTTTGCCAAGATCTACCCCAGCAAGGCCTACTCag CCATGCGAGGGGCTCCCCCGTTGCCCCCGGTGGGCAGGTGA
- the LOC133466478 gene encoding WAS/WASL-interacting protein family member 2-like isoform X2, with translation MPLPPPPFTQANRQSPEEVKGGPAHLLPDLRQGTDHPYFRLYQYLHQGAPHKNCAAGASPPRPPRSDRLHDDAPSLAPPPSAGSSPVPPSHRRRSRRGHAPSPPTTYNRDEPLPPAPPVQAPPSSLAPTTYGGEVALLRRHASPGGKRTSPSPVSPSHRPAPPAAAKEAPPPPPYRTAGSPNRSSDPPVRGKPPPPPPPPLRHGHASSVIPCLGDDFESKYLFHPLDDFPPPDEYRHFAKIYPSKAYSAMRGAPPLPPVGR, from the exons ATGCCCCTCCCACCACCACCCTTCACTCAG GCCAACCGGCAGAGCCCGGAGGAGGTCAAAGGTGGCCCCGCCCACCTACTCCcggacctccgccaaggcaCAGACCACCCCTACTTCCGCCTGTACCAGTACCTCCACCAGGGGGCGCCACACAAga ATTGCGCGGCCGGTGCGTCgccgccccgccccccccggTCCGACCGTCTCCATGACGACGCTCCGAGCCTCGCCCCGCCCCCTTCTGCAGGCTCCTCCCCTGTCCCGCCTTCTCACCGCCGTCGGAGTCGCCGAGGCCACGCCCCCTCCCCGCCGACCACTTACAACCGAGACGAGCCCCTCCCACCGGCCCCTCCCGTCCAGGCCCCGCCCTCCTCTCTGGCCCCGACTACCTACGGCGGGGAGGTGGCGCTTCTGCGGCGACACGCCTCCCCTGGCGGCAAGAGAACCTCCCCCTCGCCCGTCTCTCCCTCCCACAGGCCGGCGCCCCCCGCAG CCGCCAAAGAGGCTCCGCCCCCTCCTCCGTACAGGACAGCGGGTAGCCCCAACCGGTCCTCTGACCCCCCCGTCAGGGGTAAACCCCCCCCTCCGCCGCCCCCCCCTCTCCGCCATGGACACGCCTCCTCCGTCATTCCGTGTCTGGGTG ACGACTTTGAGtccaaatatttgtttcatcCGCTGGACGACTTCCCTCCTCCAGACGAGTATCGACACTTTGCCAAGATCTACCCCAGCAAGGCCTACTCag CCATGCGAGGGGCTCCCCCGTTGCCCCCGGTGGGCAGGTGA